Within Sebaldella sp. S0638, the genomic segment ATCTACGACTTTTATGTCATCACAATATACATGGACATAATTCTTTATTACTTCCAGATGATCTTTATTTACTGCATAAGACTGAAGATCTTCCTTTGTGTCAAAAGTAGAATACAGAGCAAGATCAAAAGAACGTTCTTCTCTT encodes:
- a CDS encoding Dabb family protein, with the translated sequence MVVHIVFFKLKNYPEGMKELKENISALKDKVKEIRDFHVGEDFGREERSFDLALYSTFDTKEDLQSYAVNKDHLEVIKNYVHVYCDDIKVVDFEK